A region of the Ischnura elegans chromosome 11, ioIscEleg1.1, whole genome shotgun sequence genome:
ctgtttgtaaaaaaaaaagccatacactcgagtttgaggagctcgaTCGTCTAAACGAGGTAATCAatatcaatgcaacaaaaagcatacgaattaaaatttatttttacgttggatcatttacctttaaaaaaatctgcGCCATAgcatttcctgtacttaattttttctaaaaaaaagtacccGTGTTTTGCGCATAAAattaagttgcccaactttgagcgcttgacTACCTCCTCTGTCcgagtaataataataacgatgTCTTCTTTACTATAAGTGAATTTAGGATCAGGAATTCTAAGATACTTCTTCCTTACAGTTTACTTGTTTGACAACCatacaaatggaacgaaaccctagggcgggctcgcgaagatacactcccggggcagggtctacaagcgcgagctttttacctctgcacccagaagggggaggacatgaaggagaagggaaggaggcgccgccgcgataggagcccgacgacgcctcctgggagtggatagggaaggaagggaagggacgaggaatcccgcaccgtcacaaaggcgggcgggtccacCATCAgggaaaccaggcatcagccattgctactCTAaaaactttggaggattatcctatgaggaagaataatccaacgatcaaatcgttagatacaaCCACatacagtggatacgaaaccctacggcgggctcgcgaggttactctcctgggccgaagtctgaagccgaagcttatcacctctgcaccgcagaagggggatgacaaggcagggaaaaggaaggaggcgccgccgcgataggagcccgacgacgcctcctgggacaggatagggttggaagggaagggaagaggaatcccgcaccaccacagaggcgggcgggttctactattagcgaaaccataatttaatttttctacaaaaaagaaagattttcctatgaggaacaACCACATAAACCGATGCCCTGAATGGTGGTACATCCagccaggcgggattcgaacctgcgatcTCTAGGTTGGCAATGAGGGGCGTCACTATGGCGCCACTGAGGCTGGCACCGAATACTCCTGAGAGAAGAGCCCAACACTGACAAGTCAGGTTTGCCGCGGATTTTCCCTGgagtattatatatatatgtcgGGAGGCCGAAGCGACCCCCCCCCTGGAATCTCGGAAGGAGCGGATTAAAAAGGACGACGTCTGGAATCACGACCTCTCGAGTGGTTGggcgggaaggaaaaaaataaaccaagtCTCCCTCTCCCATATGCCCAGAACCGTTCATATTTTCCTCTCTCGTCTCGACAGTTTGGCACAAGGAGGAAGAAGTAGGAAGGTGAAGAAGGAGGCctcgagaagaagaagaagaggaagtggTGGGAGcttgataaaaagaaaaaaaggagaggCAGACTGGGTAAGAGAGTCGAGTGAAAGTTTTGAGTTGGGAGTTGGAGGAGGTGAAAGGTTGTCTGGTCGAGTCTAAAAAGGGTCGCGAAGGGAGTCGAGGGGAGTAAATGAGAGGGTAATGCGTTAGGCAGGAACTAATGAGGTAATAAACAGCCACGTTAATAAACCCATAACGCCGAgacgaaaatagaaaaaaaaggaaaaggaaggcGAGGAAACGGATGGAGATGAGGAAAGAACACAGATTCGCCGGAATGCCCGTATTCTCacttcagaaaaaaaaagaataaaaaatactccCTAATTCCCCTCCTCCACTGCGGTTTAGAGcagttcagatttttttattcattcgtttTCAAGTCGGGAAAAAATGAACGTGCGAAAAGTTTTCGGGGAGAAAAATATCGGAATAATGGCGGTTGCTATTCAGAGgaggaaattatattttcctgggagagagaaagaataaGAGAGCCATACATACCATTAATAACAATTATCTGACGGTTATTAAGTCATAAGCATCTTTCTCTCGGCCACCTGAGCAATAAACTGCCCAAGTTCGAGCCCGTGCGGGCTATTAAGGGGTACCCTCTGGTAATTTTTATCGCCgcaaaaagaaaatagaaaagagaaatttacgtCCAGTTAAGACGTAGCACTGGCACCCTGCCGCAACAAGCCGCATTTCCGCTACTGGAGgatcttaaaatgaaaataaaaaccgTTCATCATAATTGTGGCTGAGTAGCGCCATCGGCATGCCATGTACACAATGATTACCATGAtgttatgaattgaaaaattaattctgaGGAATTTTAATCCttatatttcaagagaaaacCTCCAGGAACGTGGATAAAGATACCAAAAATTACATGGACATGAATTCCTACCGTTAAGATTTAATGAATAACAAAATAATCGgttttaaataacaaataaaaaatcgccaaaagtaaaaaaataattaatcccaaattatttgtcttttttccACCTCAATCAAATCCTAGGGGAAGGTTTTAATTACGGTTCTAGAAACATGTTTCAATAAGAATGCCATACTACAGGTCAATAAATTAATTGAGGACCAGGAGATTACCTACCCTCTACCGTTGGCACCTCGTCCGAATCTCCCGTGTTGGGTATATTGTGCTCAATGGACGGGAAAACGACTTCCAACTCCGGAGTCGTGTCCACGACCTGCGGGACATATGGGCCTCCCCCAGTTGCCATCCTCTGCTGGTTTAGAGCAGCTAAATCCCTCTCCCTTTTAGCCTTTAGGTTTTCCCACGACCTTTTCAGTTGTTGCCACGTCCGCTGTTGATTAAGTAAACACTTTATTCAATCACGATAATACAATTCTTCTAAGTTCTACTGAATTTGAAGACACAAACACAATACAGTAAAGCACACACACGACAACACTGCAATAATTGCAGAACTAGTACATACCTTCGTAACTCCTTCCCGCCCATTAAAATCTGCAGCAATCTCCCTCCATGCCGTGGTTTTTTGGCTGAGAGCCACACAATCCGTCTTCCTGCTCTCTACTACATTCTTCTTTTCTCCCACCAGATCCACTAAGAACTCTTTCTCAATAGCCGTCAACCTCTTACCGTCCATTTTTGTTGTTTACTGAGATTTGGCGATATTCGCGTTTCACTTGTCACGCATAGTTTTCTCTGATTCCACAATCAACGAGCAATTTTGTCGCCACAATTCGCCTACGCAATGCACTACGTCATCAAACTCATAGAAAGCAAATCGGCAACAATGCCTCTTCCGAGGAATGCAGACGGGGAGATGTAGCATTGTTTCTGAATACCATTTGCAGCGGAGAACTCGCTACTGCATCTGCTAAAGCAAAATATGTAGCgacgactaagaatacggcccttaatgACACTTTAAATTGTAGGACcaaattatttgtcttttttccACCTCAATCAAATCCTAGGGGAAGGTTTTAATTATGGTTCTAGAAACATATTTCAATAAGAATGCCATACTAcaggtaaaaaattaattgaggACCAGGAGTTAATGACACTTTAGATTGTAGGACCGAAGACAGGTCTTCTTGACAAtgctagtagtagtagtatttggatttagggtgcgtcgacggctgggtcattttgcaccactactgtgtgatttaattacaaaagttatgtataaagtaatctactgcatctgatgtcttcgttcaaagagcgcacataattagactttattaaaaatgtttatttctctgagaaaccgaaatgtacagattaagttggtagggtggtctcctaaaagggttattaggtctccccctagattatttcgtcttcgcgcttcgcggtacttaacacaatctagcatgatgtgtctaatacttgaTGGACACTTACAAtcctcacattggggaggttccttctcttcagtaaagagatacgcatgggtcagggggctgtgccctatcctcaatcgtgtaagtactacttcctctctccgattactacgagctgaggagggccacgctgctactatgtccttgatgccacggagcttgttattattaagaatcctccacgactccctccattttccaaataccgcatttcttagagatgctTTTAAGTCCTCGTAGGGATCCAGCTATAATGGCCTACCTGTTAAGattaaataaattccaaagtAATAGGTTTTATggatgatttaacactttcctggCGAACAGAATAAacaaacttttctcgggtttccacgccggtaggaaaatgaaaacaattaaaataataatgtaaaggGTCCACACTGAAATAAGCCGTCGACTCTAGCGAATTATAACAGGACTCTATGTAAAACACTTGAACGAACGATCTATTATAAGAACTCTTTTATGTACTGCCATGCCACGAATTTAAACAAACAGCCTGTCACCCATCGACGCCGACATCACACATGGACATTGATGGGTTAAGTATCACATGGACCGATGGTTGGGTAGCgtacgacgcgtcgcgacggccTTAAAAATCAAGGGTACACACACCATACCGTCAATCACAGCAAGGAATTTAAAAGTGCGGGTATTGTTAGTACAAATGCGGTGGAAAGGTACTGGTCCCGCTTAAAATAGTTTTGCCGCCACACGGAGGTTCTCAGAAGCAGTCTGCTTGATGTACCAGCAGAATTTTAGTTGGACCCCTGtcagaatttataaaaatattttacaacataTTGAGAAGCGGTACCCcccacaatattaattttttagcgttttattttttttaatatgttcttctaatttcattaattctattttttttaatttcgttgaATTTTTACCGTTACTTTTCGATAGATTTCgactttttttaaactaattcgcAGCGTATGGTCCACGGACCTAGGGGTGAGTTGAGTAGCGCACGACGGAAGCCGCGCCGAAGTCGTGGCTTCTTTCACATTTATGTTCAGATTCATCCCCACAGAGATTTATGACAGCATGGGTGAGGATGAGCGAAGCGAAAGCCTAGCCTAACGCCGTCATTTGGTGTATAGCCCCTGAAAATGACGGAAGAACTGGCCAGTATAGCTACCTCCATGCGTATTTAAAAACAAGCATCAGTTGGATCACTCGGTACCGTGCACAGCGATTTACCACAATCGCTTTTCCATATGTTCACTACTTCTTAAATTACGCTATAAAGCCGTACCGTCCCAACCCAACACCCCGTTTTAACTCCACAACCCGTAATCTTGTTGACcgcgaaaaagaaaatcataaTGTCGCGCCTTTCCTACAGATGTCATTTGTTTTCACTCGTCTCTTTTCGTCGAATATGGCTGCCTCATCGCGAAAGTTACCATTCCGAAATCACGATAGGTAAGGTatcattactattttcattgttgtcgtagCTCTCTTGCCCTCCCCTAAGATtgtttaaaatgtgaaataagttataaaatCCTAGATTTGGTGGAGATTGGAGAAAAGTGGACGAGTATTCCAGATTCGAGAAAACTATAATGCCACCGTATGCGTTAATAACTTTGCCAAATACCGAACCGGAATTTTGTCTCCGTTTGTAGGTGTTTATTTACACCACATTAAAACCTCATCGGATTTTGTGGGGATCGTGGAAAAACTCACATCGGAGAAGACGAATATCATGGTAAACTTGGATGTTGTTTCCCTGCCCACTCGGGTTCCACTCGCTGATAAATTTAAACTTCGAGAGGAGAAATTCGACAGTGGGACAGTAAAGTTTTTCTAACACACGCTTATATCCAACTTTTTCAAATAGAACAGTAGCTTCCACGAAATGGCAGATGGAGCTGCGATGGGTCCCATTTGTCACCGGTCACTGTCAACTTTTATAAGCAGGATTTTGAAGAGAGAGCCCTTTCATCTACTCCGTTACGTCCCAAGTGTTTCCTGAGATATGTTTATGACACCTTTATAATATGGCCCTAAGGACTGGACGCTCTTCACTCTTTCTTGGACCAAATGAACAACAACACCCGAACATCAAGTTCGCTATGGAGATAGAGAGGAATAATAAGATTGCCTTCCTTGATGTCCTCGTTCATCgaaaagaaaatggcaaactGAGTCATAGTGTATATCGAAAACCATCACATACGGTCTGTACCTCAATGGCCGTAGTCACCATCACCCCTCTCAACGTGGAGCTACCCTTTCCACTCTGATACATAGTGCGAGAGCAAGATCCGACACGGATAGTCTTCCTACGGAATTGGACCATCTCGAGAATACTTTCCGCCAGAATGTGTACGGAGGGAGGCATATTTTGTTGGCCTTCAAAAAGTCTTCCGAAACTACAAAAAGTTCGGATATGAAGGTGTACCAATCAAAGCCGACAGCCTGGGCCTTTTTGCCCTATGTAGCTACAATATTGGGCAAAATTTCTAGTGTTTTGAGGAGGTACAACATCGGAACCATCCATCGACCTATATCAAGTTTAGGAGACCGCCTGGTTTGTGCAAAGGATCCGGTAGGCCTTACGACTCCAGGGGTTAATAAAACCCTTTGGGAGTGTGGTGATGTCTACGTGTGGGAGACTGGACGAACTGTATCTACTCGACTCAAAGAACACCGAAGCCATTTCAGACTTGGTCAACCAGAAAAAATCAGCTATACTCGGGCATAGCCTGAGTGAAGACCATAAAATAAAGAGGGATGACACCAcagttttatggcgatcaaacCAACTTTGGGATCCTTTCACAAAATAGGCATTTGGGAtaagactggaaaataaaaatgtccacagggataccggatattcgatcagcaacTCTTGGAATCGAACTCcgaaaagaatagggtggtttcctattattttttattgcctaaatcgaaagattattactcctggagtacgtatttccggcttttagatttttaaatcacgatacctatttttcgcgattaaatgaaaagtggaaattttcaagcgcgcgaaaacgcgacggctaagtatgaatgccgggaaaaactccgtgtgacgtcgttctggttcccgctgcagcaactgaggtgaccttggggcgaggctctgagcgcggatacgacgcaggatgctagcaggtagcagagtaccaagctagctggtagcgcttggctcaaataaggattgttaaaaccttatcaaacgaagaaaactttcctacctcagccagttttaataggtgattatcattaagacatgtttccctgagctctgtgcctcatgcatgcattggtaatctcagacgaggtaaaactcctatccactcgtatagaaactaggtccctgtgacgtcacgtggagtcgcatcgcatgggcgccaatctggcctttttcaaatgaggataaaattgacccttgccattcgtctaaaccggcatttctaaaaccaaataatttgtatattatgaatacactaatggtgggtaacgaatcgcaatcaatgcctttcgttttctttgatgaaggaaactaccctattatgattgccagagctaagtccTTCGCagcaacaatcgggactcgagcAAATCccgcccctcctaatgctgagcttcaacatTCACTTCAAATATCGCATTTATTCAGAAGCCTTGACAATGGGTAAAGAGACGGAACCCAATACGTCGGCGCTCTTACGTCCTCTTACCTGAGTGGAAAcacgataaaatttatttcacataaataggtttttaaataacaaaaaaacgaTCGTAAAAGTGCGAAAAATTAAGTCTTCCAGAATTATAAAGTTTCGATGTTTTTTCCACCTTCTTCACGTCCACGCGGATGGTTATAAGTATTTTTCTAGAAAGATGTTTCAGCAACATAGCCTAATACTACAGGGCAAAAATTAATAGAAGACCTAGAGTCTACGAGATTTTAGGTTGTAGGACCGAGGACAGGTCTTCTTGGCTCGGTTGTAATGGCCTACAGTAACAACTCAAACCTGATttctaaaacgaaaataaatgcGTTAGTTATCCATTCACTTAATTTTCAGTTATTTGAATTTAgaacttaaatttcatttttctctaaaACGCCCGAGTAGACTTGCACAGTAAAGAATCCAGGTCCTCAATTGGCCTCTCATATTTCTCTAGCAAAATTGTAATCACCAAGAAAAGAATATACAGCATTTTTTTAACCACAGATTTATATAGTTTAGAAAGTTGAAAGGGTCGCATTTATCCGTATCTCCACACGTCGCCTACTCCTCCAGCTAATTGCCGTGAAAAATAAACGGCCTTAACCTTATCGCAAATAAGTTGCTGGCGTCTCAAACTCCTACCAAGCAAATGACCGATTCCCCACGACTCCTACGTCTCACCTACGACGTCATTCCTTCGCGGAATGAACTTGATCGAAAAACAGAACCAAAAGACTAATttcgtcaccaactcatgaaaagtgggaggcaatttctgcattttttttatttaaacgtaTAAGAGAATGACTGAAAGAGGAAGGTTTTTTTCCTCATAACATACCTTCTCCTTTCATCTaccaaattcttttaataaatatcCATATCGCGTCAGAGTGACCGATTTTATTCGGTTATTACATCGTAAAATTAATCGTAGGTCTCCATGCATTCTTTCACGCTACATAAACTTACCATAAATCAATTTTCGACGAGGATAGGCAGCTTCTATATCATATAATTGCTCCGGATGTGAAGAATATTCAAGtcaaagtttcatttttcattttcaagttgtGTGTAAATGTCGGGTGGAATTGAAGAGTTTGACCCTGAAAAGGAAGATATAAATGTTTACTTATTCTgacttgaaaatgttttttgactGAAATTAGTGTAACGACTTAAAGCCCAGGGCGAATACAAACCATCCATacaatattgaatttaccttcaTTCTCAATGCTGTTATAATATCTTAAATATGTAGCGTTTAAGTACAATTTTGgtggaaaatcaggaatttctTCTTCAAAAGGCATACATTTcagtagtaaaaatatttatattataggGTACGCCGGCTTCTAAGGTCATTTTGCGCCAAAACAgattgtaaagaaaaaaatacgcttacaaaaaataataattctggtcttaaaaatgtgaaaaaagctataaaaagtagcaattatattttttttaaaggtttgcTGATCATTAACATTCCAGACTAACATTTGCAAACGGAAAccattgataaataaaaactaatcaCAATGATAAGTAACATACCTTTTTAAGGTATATTTCCGAGTTAATCAAAGAAATTCGCCAAATATAAAACGGAATGCCAAGGAATACAGAAGTAATAATTAAGTATTTGTGTAATTTACCGCAGCAAAGAGCATCTTGAGCTCATTTATCATGCGGTAATTGACTTGCGAGTGAAATGAGGGGCTAATGGTCACAGTAAAATCGGGCAACGTAAAATTCCACCACTCCTGTATGCGAGTTCATTTGTTCGCCAATATACAAAGCCGAAATACTGCAAGGCGCAGCATTCGTATGCTGTGTCAACGCTACAGTTAGCCGCGAAAAGCTCTTTGTAATGGATCCGAGCAATTAGCACACAGAGCTGGCCGAGAAGAGAAATATAATAGGCCGATAAATCTTCATAACGGGTCAAAGGGTAATTAAACCCATGCCGAAAGGTAAGAGGATATAACCggaaatgtgcaaaaattaattCGGAGAAGAAAAAACTACGAAAATTGTCACCAACTACTATTGAATCAGCAAACAAATAATGTACAGAGATCttcatttgcaaaaattttcGTCGACGGTAAGGCACTAAAAATAGCGTTTGTAGGTTTTTATCTCGATTAAATCATTTATAAGAACATTCCCAAATTCAATTCCAAAGCAGAAAATATTGATAGCGATCCGAAAAATAAACTACATTTCCATTGGTTGGCCATTCGCCAGAATTTCGACAACAATCTGCCAAACAAAATCGTGTTTAAGACAGAAATTTCCCAGTGGCAGTGGGGTAAAATATTCGCTTACCAAGTcgaaggtcgcgtgttcgagactgtattttctgtatttgataatggtataATAGACGcaaccggtcataaaatagaatttttgtggaattaaaagtgtctgttattgataatatcgTAAGATTCGTTTGACGCAACTCTCAAGGGTGTTCAGCCAAGCAAAGCTTAGAAATGCATGCATAATACCAGGCTTTCTTgggaaatgtttacaaaattcCAAGTTAATCTTACTTGTTTCATGGGATGGAAATCCCCGACTCTCGCGGTTTTCCCGGCCAATGAACACCCTGcgtctccattcctctctcctatccgctagccttttcatagtgacgtatttcttctcttttacatcctttataacctgtcccatgtaattcattcggggctgtcccttgcccttcttcccttccacctgtccttctacgattgtttttcaTCAggcctcatgatgtggccaactaagttatcccatATGGTATGgaattcggaggaggcgaccgacagcttaggtcacttgcgccataaaggaatggtaggtaaggaagggtggagagaaacctagcgtCGGCATTTccctcctcttaacgaaaggttgCAAGGTGACCATGGCTtcacgtcccatctgacggacgtaGTATTGCtcctgaaatgtcctccacgaagcattcaagcagggatcgggtagtctctgaaaattctctgccaccgccaggatttgaaccctagtccacggggtgggaggccagcactctaaccaccacaccaatcTGACCCCCAGTTATCCTGTCTTCTCCTTAAATTTTTAGAGGACTTCCATCTTCAACGCCTCCCTTTACTAGTTCAATTCCGTTAGTTCCCCGAAGCTCTTATCCTTATCCATCTTCGCCATACGCTGATCTCTTTGCCGTCCTGtaccttcaatttttccctcaatAATATTGCTCACGTATTTACTGTCTCATGAAACGTCTATCTATTGGGTCCTTCTGTGGTGTCTGATGCTCCACAATTACCATCCTTCTCCTACTTGACGCAGCTTACCTTAATACGTCCCTGACAAcgagaaaaatattccatcaattacAGCTCACACCGCCCATTAATCAtgaaattagtttcagcggattTTCGAAGGATTTTAGAAAACTATTTAAAGACAAAATTACTTCCCTCGTAAGGTCTACAACAACGAGCAATTAACCTGGCATCAAATAATTTCCAGGACAAGTAGCAACGCTTCGACATTTGGGAACTAGAATCCACTCCACCTAAGTCCTCCACTGCGATGTCAAACTAATTATATTTTCGTGAACGAGGCTTAAGGGAAAACCAAATGTGATCGCCGATCTACGCCGTAAACTATCAGATCAATGAGTATCGACCGGCTGTGGACGTAGATTAGACATTTTTCTTATCAGTTaatcatgaattatttattttctatacgACGGGAATATTGAAGACCTACGTGAcgacgtaggtttccgcggtgttcaggttccaatttctccatgtttccggtgcaaccaacaaaccgacgcggttgcaccggaaacatggagaaattggaattgAAGGCCTACATTCAACTTTTGAATGAAAATCCTAATTTATGCCAGAAAGTGGGTTCTGAGGCTACTCATCACTTGAAAGAAGAGCATCACTTGTTTTAGCCGCAATTTAGAACGAAACGAAAAAACTCACAACAAAACCTACAAATAGGGATGGCAATGCTAGgcgaaaaaaattcagaaatcaGAACAAAATTTCACCACTGGAATTTGCATAAAATACTGCGCATCTGTCAGGCCCCGTCAAAGAGAAGTTCCCGCCAGTTCCTCTTTTCGCACAAaacaaatttgaagttaaaaagCGATGCAAAAAAGATAAACTTTACCATTCCTCCGCGTTCTATTCACGCTGCTGTTGAAATGTttcaaagaatgattttttaaataaataaattgcccCAGCATCTCCTCCATCCATTATGCATGCAAATACATGCGAAAATTTCGCCGAGCGTTAAAATAGACTGCCGGCGGCGGAGTTCCTTGCAGCTCGCTCGAGTGCAGTGGAGTGCGCGCACATCCCATAGCACACTATTCCTCCAGCGGATCAGCGCCGGATACAGTTGAGTGACGCGCGTCGAGTTGCGAAATAAAAGAGCAGCGCACGGCGATGCTGATGTCCCGGCGAGGCGTTCGTCCCGGGGTACGTGGAGAAGTCAGTATGGATTATCGTGGGTCCCGGGCCGTCGATCATCCCTTGTGAGAATGTCCAGCCAGTCAATGCAGAAAACTTCATGCACAATTCCGGATCTTCCAGGGAAATTGTACTAATTTCCAAGTTAACCTTAAGTAATTACTGCGATAGATATGAACtttaaaatatccaaaattagttcaaaatttttaaataatattatgttaatgtatttacaaggacaatTAATAGGTTattgttgtcaacggctttcgggggCAGCAGCGTATTATTTCTGTGtattaattgacaaccttttTCGATttctcattcatcgcctgataatgcgacctgcaatggcccTGAGAGCTCGCGTGACAcagcgcaatacgcagctgctcccgaaagcggttgacaacaatgcatctcactgcgaaagcctacgttacAAGTAATAGGTTAGTTAACAAACGtagtatttaaaattgaaatttattcatcgcaagccaagaagctgcttcgACTTCATGAGTAGATAAGTTCAATGGTTCCCGGCTCAACTTTgcggaaaaaaaaaaatatatatatatatctcaaaaataataagttttcaggagagcaaaaaaaacgatttattttttaatttaatataatttaaatttaaattaaaaaccagaaatacaaaaaactgaaaaaggagcATACATTTGCatacaaatagttgtttttttgcttgaattttattttttattaacagtattagcagtattaagtcagaccggccaaattttgagataggCGTTTGTTAGACTTAGTATCGATATGTATTTACACGGACAGGTAATAGGTTAGTAAACaaacattgtatttaaaatttaaatttattcatactaagccaagaagctgcttcgACCTCGTAAGTACATGCGTTCAATAAGTAGTAGTAGAGATGCGTTttttggggtgcgtcgacagcaaggtcatttgcaccgctcataGTTCCCTTACCTTAAGGAAGCTTATTGGGTTCTATTAAGCGCTTTCAACAAAAAAAGGGTATCCCATTGTATGAGGTCACAAGAGTTTAATTATTCCTGTGTTGACGAtatattgcattacattattaatattacccAGAATggttcgtatatcttggtttccaactAGCTCCCTGCGTTCAAGAGAGTATTTTGTACATTCCTCCAGAACGTGTCTCACAGTAAGGATGCAATCACAGCTATCACAGCGGGGAGGTTGTTTCTCTTGCGTTCAATaatttccggctcaactttgcgCACGTTGAAATTCACAAATGGCAAAACGACTTCGTTTCCCCGTTGATCTCATCAGGTTGAAACATGTtgagccaaaaaaataaaaccgcGGAAAAAAACGTATTCGTTTTGCCATTTGTGTCATACGTAGATGTCGACGTCACCTAGAATTCTATTCTTCGCGGTTTTTTATCTCACTTAAGTCGAAAGTGCaatttcgattctgttgtcttgtct
Encoded here:
- the LOC124167614 gene encoding myb/SANT-like DNA-binding domain-containing protein 3; translation: MDGKRLTAIEKEFLVDLVGEKKNVVESRKTDCVALSQKTTAWREIAADFNGREGVTKRTWQQLKRSWENLKAKRERDLAALNQQRMATGGGPYVPQVVDTTPELEVVFPSIEHNIPNTGDSDEVPTVEGR